GTCATGTTCTTATCGGCTTATTCCCCTagctttttccgtgtttttgatgaAATATTTATAATGCTCCTGGATTGTAACTGTGTGATGTTTAACTTATACATGTGATTGGTGTGGGAAGTAGGCACCTTAGAAATGACGGCCGATAGATTGATCAGTGACATGCGGTTCAATTCAAGTATATGGATCCTTTTGataaaataaaaatggaaaaacctaatCTGTAGCGTGCCCGGCGTTCATATGCCGCGGATCTCCATCTACATCtgatttgttttttcttttattttttgaagcCTCGCGTGATTTCTTGACGCGTGATTAGGTGGTGTATTTTTTCAGTCTCGCGAGACAACATAGTTCTACAGTGCGGACCAACCCTTTTCTCTtcgccatgcatgcatgcaatgatgccaTGAGGTTCGCTTTAAATGAccaaaattcaaaaacttttatcttttaaaccattaattcgatcgatgatctGCTCTCGCAGTtgattttatttctacaaaatcttcaaaactagatctaaTGTCAACATGTTTCGATAACTTTTTTTACTCGTATTTACCATATTTGTTgaacttacttgtcatattagtaagtacttatttggttgataaaaaataacttaatcggcATATTTTTGAAAACTGCGTATAAAAACGACATCTCCACGTAATCAAACTGGCAAGCACAAATAACTTTTTTTAGGCGATTACGcgtaaaaatatgacaactcaacatatttaaaaccaaATTATTATTTGAGAGTAGTTGCCATGCAGCGTGTAATGTGGGCTGTAATCTGTCAAACTCTATTCCCCTCTTAATCAATTGATGAGGCAAATTTTTGTCTCCATTTCTAAAAAACATATTTAAAATCGATGACCACAAGATGTTTTTGGTCATGGTTTGTAAATATGAAAACTCGACATAGTTAAACTAACAAAAACAAAAGATAGTTTTCCGACAAAGTTGTAcgtaaatatgacaagttggcGTATTTAAATTGACAAACACAATCTGTGACATGTTTTTATATCATGTATGATAAAAactgctacaaaggctttgtacgAAATAACATTAAAAAATGTCAATTAAGTTTTGTTTTGGCAAGTAAGGATTAGTAATATGGCAAGTGGGTCAAAACAAGTGGTAAATATGAACGGAAAAGAATAGTtgacgaaacatgtcgacatgtgatctagttttgaaaaACTCATCGCGAGAAAGTCAATgatgaaaacggatcatcgattgaattaatgattttgtagataaaactttttaaatttcaaacatcaaacggaatcttgatgacatcattgcatgATGCATGCATGATGAAGAAAAGAGGGATTTGGCCGCACCACAATATTTTTTTGAAGTAACCTCGTTAATAGAGCAATGCTATTTTTTCATTAGGATGGTGATTAGCTGACCGCCGCAGGACAAAATCATTGTTCTGACCCATGATCTGTAAAGAATTCACAAAACGAACTCGCCCTGAAAAGAattcacgttttgaccctttttaaaAACGCCATAAAGAGTGGCGTTGCAGGTCACTTATGAGACGCCAGATTAGTGTGGCATTGCATATCACTTATCAAAAGTGTGACTAATGTGCGTTTCAAGCCTTCAGTGCAACGTCAGACACCCTAGTGTTTCTTAAGGACAGAACCTCCCAGCTTTCGAGCCATGGAGCGTTGCTGCCTCCATCGCAGACGCCAACATGGCTGGCGTTTCAACATGCAGTCAAAACGCCAAAGGGGCTGGCGTTTCTTAAGGACAGAACCTCATAATTCATACTTCAACAACATAATTCACTTCATAATTCATACTTCAACAACATAATTCACACTTCAACAACATAATTCACTTCATAATTCATACTTCAACAGCATAATTCACTTCATAATTCATACTTCAACAGCATAATTCATACTTCAACAGCATAATTCACTTAATAATTCATACTTCAACAGATAAATACTTCATAGTTCCTAACACTTCAGAAGATAAATACTTCATAGTTCATAGTTCATACTTCATAATTCATACTTAAGAAGATAAAGACTTCATAGTTTACTAGCACAACACTCAGAATAAATAGGTCATAACACTTCACTTCCCCCCTCTCTTCGCAGCCATCTTGCCCTTAGTAACGTAGCCCTCCGGAGTGTTCTGCCAGCCAGGACGTCTGATGTTCCTTGAGCTAGCTCGGCGTGTTTCCTCTGTTGGCCGAGTGGGTTGACTTGGCTACGGATCATCTTCCGTCTGCGAAGCCCCAAACTCAATGAAGTCCGGATCCGCGGCCTAGttgtctgactcctcttcttcttcaaactcCTCAACATGTGCTCGGCTAGAAGAAGCACGTGGTCGGCTCgaagacggacgagcggaagaAGCCCGTGGACGGCTGgaagacggacgagcggaagacTGCACATCCATTCTGTACTTCGCACGTGCCCTCACATCGGTGGACGAAACACCATGGCAAAAAAGTAAAGCGACTAGTGTGCGGCACCGATTGACGACCTTTTGCGCAAGGAAAATATAATGACATGTTAATATGCTAACAAAGCTATCAAGACTAAAACAACGGTTAACAAGACATCTAACCTGCGGAGTACTTCTAACAAGCCCGTCCGTTTGTGGACATGAGGCACGGTCAAGGACCACGTTACtatcattgatacatctccatagctccGTGCCCTGAATAAAACATATGTGACATCCCACCCATGAATAAATGACACTTGCTCATATTTTAAAGGAGGGATGTACCACTCGGTCATGGAGAGGGCCATAGTCAAGATGTGCTCCAACTGTCTCCCTTTCCACTAGCACCACACGATGCTTCTACTCGTGGAACTCATCAAGGCCCGAAGATTTATCCGGCTGAAACATCCTAGATAATATGAACAAAATTCTTTTAGGCATTAACCTAGTGTCAAAAATAATCACACTACACCTAGTGCCAAAAACCTAGGCAGTCACCTAGTGTAAATAATATGTACAAAACCTAGGCATTCACTAACGCCAataatatgaactaaacctaggCATTCACCTAGTGTAAATAATTTGAACTAAACCTAGGCATTTACCTAGTGCAAataatatgaactaaacctaggCATAAACCTAGTGCaaataatatgaacaaaacctaGGTTATACCTAGAGCCACCAAAAACTACACCTATTGCCAAAAACCTATGCATTAACCATCACAAAATAGATTTTACTTCAAAACATATGTtacacctagtgcaaaaaaaGCTACACAAacataaagttattgcaaaaactaattggaggtattggaggagcttaccggcctccTCGATTTGCCTAAGAAAAACACAAAACGgttgaggaaggaggaagaacttTTTCGCCCAAGctcgaaggaagaggaggaagaataggtggttgGTGGGCGACGAGGCGATATGGCCCCTAGAAACGTCAGGGTGTCTGGCGTTGCACTAAAGGCTTGAAACGCCACATTAGTCTGGCGTTTGATAAGTATCCTGCAACGCCATACTCGTCTGGCGTTTGATAAGTGACCTGCAACGCCATGGTTTATGACgtttctaaaaagggtcaaaacgtaAAATCTTTTTTTGGACGAGTTCGTTCTGTGAATTCTTTATAGATCATGGGTGAGAAGAGTGATTTTGTCCACCGCCGCACGACAAGGCATGTGTGGCGCCGCTGCGTAGTGTTGTTCAAGAAATTTTTTATTACTTGATATGAATGTCTGTTATAAATTACCAGGCAGGCATAACCCGAGAAGAAATCCAAGTCGTCAACATGTACGTAACAGAGACCCTTTTTTGATTGCATACCGGTTCAGTTTTTCACACACAAATTAAGAGATACCAACACACACGCACTCACGCGCACGCATGCTCCATGCTTGCACTCATCAACCACTCTCGGTCCATGTACACAATAATGATGCCCTGCAGCATAGGGGGGCCATCATCTCTCTCGCTATCTCTGTCTTTCGTTTGTGAATTTAGCTCTCAAGGAGCAAGAAAGGCACGGCGAAGAAGAGGAGCGCCGCTGCGCGTGCGGCCACACCGACTCCGCCCACTCCCAACCACCTCATCCCCGTCGCCGCGCTCTTCTGTGCGCCCGTGCTCGGCGCACTAGGCGCCCCACCTGGAGATCACATCGCATCAACCAAGTTATTTAGCTCCAAATTCAATGGCAATCAATCATCACTACTATTACACTTGTAGTAGTTGTGTAGTGATAGTAcgtcttccattttttgtaggcaTGCTAGATTGCTACTGATAACTATACTCGGCATATGCCCCTGCTTGAGCAATGTTGGGCTGGTTCTAGTAGCACATAACGCCGAGCGGCACTGCCGTCCAGTAGCGGTCAAACAGTTCCTTCTGGTTCTAGTAGCACATAACTAGATTGTTTGCGATGTTAATCTGCATCAATCACTTCACAATTATTGAGTCTCAGCTGATCGACTCGACTGGACGGGCGCATGCACATCGTCATTATGCGTCCGCACTATACAACTCCCTTCTTCAGCGGGAACACTTGGCCGTCTCTTCTAGACAATTTTATTATTGTTACTAATgaaccactaaatccttgtaataATAAAACAATTAGCAGGAGGAGAATAACTCACTTGGGCTGCTCTGGGCCGCCTGCTGCTTGGCAAACTGCTCGAAGACCTGTGCGTCCTTGGAATTGGGCGGCAGGTGCAGTAGCCCTGTAAAACGTTGAATCCACAACAGGAGCGCACTTCGTTAGTTACCAGCAAACAAAATGAGATCAAGTCTTTCCCACAGCGCCATAAATAATAATACCATTCGTTAGTGAGGGGTGTGGCAACATCATTCACGGACCGCACAGGGAAATGCTGACAGGCCGCTAATTTGGACGCTCCCGGTGGGCGAGATATTTCCCTCCTCATGTTCTGACACGTTGCTACCAGCATGTCGCGATCGAGCACGTACCAGAAATTACGGGCCTAGAAAGCGGTGTTTCTACAAGCATTTCTTAATGTGGGTGCTGCTTTAAGTGGTGGTGGTAACGTTTGAAACTGAAGAATCGTCAACATGATCCCACTAACATCAACCAGATGCATCATATGAACATGAACGCAGCTGTTACTTCTCTTGCCATACATATCGTTCCAGATTCTTTCATACATAGTGGACTTCTGGCATCTGAGTTGCACATATAATTATTCCAAGTGCGTGGAAGCCAGAACCTACAGGTCGATACGAAACTCCATCGACCAGACTGGGTAGTAGTGTGTGGTACTAGTGCATAAGCTTTAGGGATGGAGGACGTACTTGGGCAGTCGGAGATGTTTGCCGGGGCGCTGCAGGCGGCGGGGAGGCCGAGCGCCCTGGTGACGTTGAGCTTCAAGTCGAGACCGGGATCGTCGCGGTCCTTGACGAGCACGCACAGGCACTTGGGGCTGGTCTGCAGCACCGTCTTCAGGCCCCCGCAGCAGTCCGGCGTCGGCGCCTGCCCCTGCCCCTGCACGAATGTCAGGCACGTCGCCAGCGCCACCAGCTTGTCCGAGCATTCCGCCCGGTCCGCCGCGAcgtccgcccccgccgccgccacggCCGCGGCCACCATAGCCGTGACAAGAAGAACTCTCGGACCCATATGGAAGCTTGCCTACGAGGTACTAGAGAGTAGAGAGCAGGGTTTACGGTGCTCGCTGTCGTAGGGCTTGGAGGAGGAGACGGTGGTTAAATAGGGGCGCCGGGCGCGTACGAACGAGCGAGTGCGCTTTGGTGCGTTGCGGCTGTGGCGTGGTTTGGCCGGGTCGGCAAGCGTGCGGGACGGGACAGCAGGTGTTGGCCTGGGGCTACCGCTTAAATGGTTAATCTCCGGCCTAATCCTCCACGAATCTTCCTCAGAGTTTCACGGGGATGGTGTGCACAGGTGGGGACGGTGCACACAGCTCCAAACTGTTGAGATCGAAAGGGAACAAATGATCCAACTCCCTTATTCCATTGACGATCATAATCTCGAGTTGATAACTTTTTTCCATGGTTTTTTCGTTTTACCTTCCACTTTCGTATGATATTTTTTTCGTCTCTCCTTCCATCATATTATATTTACTAATGTATTAAAAAAATCAATTAAGATTATTTTTTAATGAGTCTTTTAAGACCAAATCTGAATTTCttcgcaaaaaaaaacaaatctgAATTAATTAATCTTTTCATAAATTGCTCAATCACATTTTGCTCCTAAAGGGGGCTTGATACCTTCTTTTTCAAGGTTTTTCCGTCTTCCCTCCCACCTTTGTCCGGTTTTTCCGTCTTCCCTCCCATCATCTTATATTTATAAtgtatttatgtcaaataatCAATCAAGATTATTTTTTAATGAATCTTTAAAGATCAAATTTGAATTAATCAACCTTGTCATAAATCATCAATCACattaattattattttcatattacaTCACCAAATTACATTAATTAACATTCTGTTCCatattttttctctctttctcctcCCACCTTCCTCTGGTTTCATCTGGTCTTTTTTGTCCCTCCTCCCATCTCTATTAGCTAAATATTCGTGTATTGCTACGGGATAAAATAATATTTAAAGAGCAATGACGCCTGGCCGATTGTCctcagtcatcatcatcatccttgaaCACATGGTCGAAGCCCTCGACCGTCAGAGTTTGATCATCGCGGCCGTCAACCTCATCCTAAGAggtatgttggcattgccttaaacattttgggaaccatcatcttgTAGACCTATCGCAAAGCACAGTCGGAACCATCTTGACGGTTTGGTCGTCCATGTCGTTAGCATGTGATGGTCGTTGTCATGTTGGCAAGCGTTGGTCGACCATGTCACCAAGAGCATGCTTGCAGTCGCTAACGTCAATGATAGCCTATTGGTCATCTTCACCGTGAACGCTTTCAAATTGATTTGGCATGATTAGCTGCCTACCCAATTAGTTATTTGTAGGGCTAATTAACTCTCTTCCTAGTTATTTAATGTTTGTCTAATTGTAAAACTCCTTACTTTTAATTATTTGCAATCTAATTAACGCTttgtctaattaattaattatattaTTGACTTAGTTTCCTAACTGATAGCAAAAGGTCCATGCATTGTCATAGGAGTATATATATTTAGTGGCTCAACACAATCATGTATGCATATATATTTAGGACCGTGTGTGAATATATGTGTAATTTTTAAATGGTTCAACACCGATTGTCAAATCTTTTAGGTGGAAGAGATTTTTTAAATACACATTTAGAATTTTTGTTGGTAAAATATTTATCATAAGCTTTCCAGAATAAATCCATATCTTTGTTATAATGATGGATCATACAAAAAGATGGAAGTACCTCATCTGAACTGTTGATATTCTTCTGGCCTAAAGCTATTGCTTTTAAGAATTAAATCCATATCTGAACTATTGATATTCTTACCATTATCATACCATTAATGTCATGTCAACAACCCCCTAAACAAATTCTCTTGAGATTTAGGAGGGGATGTAACATTTGGTAAAAAAAAATACGTGCGCACCAGCAAGTAAGAACATTGGCCAAATAATAATTTAGGTGAATAGGAGTCAAGTATAAATATCTCTTAGCAAAATTAATAGGACCAAACAGAGTTACAGTTGTTT
This genomic stretch from Hordeum vulgare subsp. vulgare chromosome 6H, MorexV3_pseudomolecules_assembly, whole genome shotgun sequence harbors:
- the LOC123404408 gene encoding non-specific lipid transfer protein GPI-anchored 14-like, with translation MGPRVLLVTAMVAAAVAAAGADVAADRAECSDKLVALATCLTFVQGQGQAPTPDCCGGLKTVLQTSPKCLCVLVKDRDDPGLDLKLNVTRALGLPAACSAPANISDCPRLLHLPPNSKDAQVFEQFAKQQAAQSSPSGAPSAPSTGAQKSAATGMRWLGVGGVGVAARAAALLFFAVPFLLLES